In the genome of Fundidesulfovibrio putealis DSM 16056, one region contains:
- a CDS encoding transposase family protein — translation MDANDLLTLGLGLTAPWRVVGQSLDLAKQPSELRLEVEAARGERYPCPACGATCKAHDFAEFSWRHLNFFQHHCLIKARVPRV, via the coding sequence GTGGATGCTAACGATTTACTGACGTTGGGTCTTGGCCTCACAGCGCCCTGGCGAGTCGTGGGCCAGTCCCTGGACCTTGCAAAGCAGCCAAGCGAGCTTCGCCTTGAGGTCGAGGCCGCGAGAGGTGAGCGCTACCCTTGCCCGGCGTGCGGTGCGACTTGTAAGGCCCATGATTTCGCGGAGTTCAGCTGGCGTCATCTCAACTTCTTCCAGCATCACTGCCTTATCAAAGCCCGGGTGCCCCGAGT